One Lentibacillus cibarius DNA window includes the following coding sequences:
- a CDS encoding cupin domain-containing protein translates to MNVDDENMGYSFELLANRSHFSRIEPTIVHVTPKDYNKRHEPYTHSQDEFIYIVEGAIELFYDGEKHYMEKGDTSYFKGVKPHLFIPVDNDGAKVLTVFIDD, encoded by the coding sequence ATGAACGTAGATGATGAGAATATGGGTTATTCGTTTGAACTGCTCGCCAATCGGTCCCATTTTTCACGGATTGAACCGACCATCGTCCATGTCACCCCGAAAGATTATAATAAGCGTCACGAGCCGTATACGCACTCCCAAGATGAGTTTATTTACATTGTTGAAGGGGCGATTGAGCTTTTTTATGACGGAGAAAAGCATTATATGGAAAAGGGTGATACAAGCTATTTTAAAGGTGTGAAACCGCATCTGTTCATCCCGGTCGACAATGATGGGGCTAAAGTGCTGACAGTGTTCATTGACGATTAA
- a CDS encoding hydroxymethylglutaryl-CoA lyase: MGRWPENVQIKEVGPRDGLQNEKARVATADKVHWINMLSESGVKEIEYSSFVHPKWVPALSDAHDVGKRIKRHPNVSYSALVPNMKGLELALETGIDGASVFMSASETHNRKNINKSIDESFPVLQEVIEEAKKAGKHVTGYVSTVFDCPYEGRITPEQVVRVCDKLFAFGVDDVSLGDTIGTAVPSQVEQLLDVVLSRYPQESIIMHFHDTRGMAIANIMTSMEYGITRFDSSIGGLGGCPYAPGAAGNVATNDVLYLLHGLGINTGISERKLQEAALFIQNKLGKTLPSKTLASAASQS, encoded by the coding sequence ATGGGACGTTGGCCGGAAAATGTACAGATAAAGGAAGTTGGTCCGCGCGATGGTTTGCAAAATGAAAAAGCAAGGGTGGCCACGGCGGATAAAGTCCACTGGATTAATATGCTGTCAGAGTCGGGTGTGAAGGAGATTGAGTACTCCTCATTTGTTCATCCGAAATGGGTTCCGGCTTTGTCGGACGCTCATGATGTCGGCAAAAGAATAAAACGACATCCAAATGTCAGTTACTCGGCGCTAGTTCCTAACATGAAAGGGCTTGAGCTTGCGTTGGAGACGGGAATTGACGGAGCATCGGTGTTCATGTCAGCAAGTGAAACGCATAACCGGAAAAACATCAACAAATCTATTGACGAATCTTTTCCCGTATTGCAGGAAGTGATAGAGGAAGCAAAAAAAGCGGGAAAACATGTGACGGGGTATGTGTCGACAGTGTTTGACTGCCCGTATGAAGGACGGATTACCCCGGAACAGGTCGTTCGCGTCTGTGATAAGCTGTTTGCATTCGGTGTGGATGATGTTTCACTTGGTGATACAATTGGCACGGCCGTACCCTCGCAAGTGGAGCAGCTGTTGGATGTCGTCCTCAGCCGCTACCCGCAGGAAAGCATCATTATGCACTTCCACGACACGCGCGGAATGGCCATCGCCAATATCATGACATCGATGGAATATGGCATTACCCGGTTTGACAGCTCCATTGGCGGCTTGGGTGGCTGCCCGTATGCACCGGGAGCCGCGGGAAATGTCGCGACGAATGATGTCTTGTATTTGTTGCACGGACTAGGAATCAATACAGGTATCAGTGAACGAAAACTCCAGGAAGCGGCACTTTTTATTCAGAATAAGCTAGGCAAAACGCTGCCCAGTAAGACATTAGCATCAGCAGCAAGCCAAAGCTGA
- a CDS encoding YhgE/Pip domain-containing protein → MRLKKLLTVLMSAMLVVGSLPVPSFAADDTNDGQKTDDTGTKAGEYSTKDEAIYGNLDASGSLEDMYVINTFHVTEPGQLVDYGKYTDVRNLSNLKDVKQTSDNKIRFQAEKGEFYYQGDMANQPLPWDIHITYILDGKELGPDELAGKNGTLELQIATSANGNVDPVFFKNYMLQISATMGPETFTNIQAPDGMKVSSGKDTQVTFTVMPEKEETFIISADVTDFEMDPISISATPASMPIEDPNLGNMKSKMQSLSNAIRDINKGVGDLNRGISDLNDGAADLSSGSSDYLSGINELDQSSGELKRGSADIRDALQKMDKSLQGNAGAPDMREFNKVPKGLRDMAGGLRQSAEGLDTLERNYRKAYSQLDSAMSGIPNYGISKQQIQALQNSNADPRVIKQLLDTYRSAQQAKGTYQAVQRVFGAVSGTLDKVSGNLRTMANNAENMATGIEKSMKNMNQMGALKELEKGLSALATEYKAFHSGLVDYTDGVGNLATSYQDINAGIQEITGGTSDLDSGASELKSGAEELQQETSDLPGEVQSEVDEMMDEYDASDFEPQSFVSDKNEKIDVVQFVLQTKRIEMAEPDLTERTDEKEEKGFWARLMDLFR, encoded by the coding sequence ATGCGGCTAAAAAAATTACTGACTGTATTAATGAGTGCCATGCTCGTGGTTGGCTCACTTCCCGTACCATCTTTTGCTGCAGACGATACGAATGATGGACAAAAGACGGATGATACAGGGACGAAAGCCGGCGAATATTCCACGAAGGATGAGGCAATTTACGGAAATCTGGATGCGAGTGGTTCGCTGGAAGATATGTATGTCATCAACACGTTTCATGTCACCGAACCCGGTCAACTTGTGGACTACGGGAAGTATACTGATGTCCGGAACCTGAGTAATTTAAAAGACGTGAAACAGACTAGCGACAATAAAATCCGTTTTCAAGCGGAAAAGGGTGAGTTTTATTATCAGGGAGATATGGCCAATCAGCCACTCCCATGGGATATCCATATCACCTATATACTTGATGGAAAAGAATTGGGGCCGGATGAGCTGGCGGGCAAGAACGGTACACTCGAACTGCAGATTGCCACATCCGCCAATGGAAATGTCGATCCCGTATTTTTCAAGAACTACATGCTACAAATTTCAGCGACAATGGGTCCGGAGACATTCACTAATATTCAGGCGCCTGATGGAATGAAAGTTAGTTCGGGTAAAGATACCCAAGTAACGTTCACCGTGATGCCGGAAAAAGAGGAAACGTTTATTATATCCGCTGATGTCACCGATTTTGAAATGGATCCAATCAGCATATCGGCAACACCTGCGTCTATGCCAATAGAGGATCCGAATTTAGGTAATATGAAAAGCAAAATGCAGTCGCTATCTAACGCAATCCGTGATATCAATAAGGGTGTCGGTGACTTGAACCGTGGTATTTCTGATCTTAATGACGGTGCAGCCGATTTGAGTAGCGGGTCCAGTGATTATTTAAGTGGTATAAACGAACTCGATCAATCGTCCGGTGAGCTGAAGCGTGGTTCTGCTGACATTCGTGACGCTTTGCAAAAGATGGACAAGTCTTTGCAAGGGAACGCTGGCGCCCCAGATATGCGTGAGTTTAACAAGGTGCCTAAAGGGCTTCGTGATATGGCGGGCGGTTTGCGTCAGTCGGCTGAAGGGCTGGATACCTTGGAGCGAAATTACAGGAAGGCGTACAGTCAGTTGGATAGTGCTATGAGCGGGATACCGAACTACGGAATTAGTAAACAACAAATCCAAGCACTACAAAACAGTAATGCTGATCCAAGGGTCATCAAACAATTGCTGGATACGTACCGGTCCGCCCAACAAGCCAAAGGGACGTATCAGGCTGTTCAGAGAGTATTTGGTGCTGTCTCCGGTACACTGGATAAGGTCTCCGGCAATTTACGGACGATGGCCAACAATGCCGAAAATATGGCTACTGGTATAGAAAAATCCATGAAAAACATGAATCAAATGGGTGCCTTGAAAGAGCTGGAAAAAGGATTGTCCGCTTTAGCTACTGAATATAAGGCATTTCATAGCGGCCTGGTAGACTATACCGATGGCGTCGGCAATTTGGCAACTTCCTACCAGGACATTAATGCCGGTATTCAAGAAATAACGGGAGGCACCTCCGACCTTGATAGCGGTGCTAGTGAACTGAAAAGTGGAGCAGAAGAACTGCAGCAAGAAACGAGCGATTTGCCTGGTGAAGTGCAGTCAGAGGTCGATGAAATGATGGATGAATACGACGCATCAGATTTTGAACCGCAATCGTTTGTTTCAGATAAAAATGAAAAGATTGACGTGGTGCAATTCGTCCTGCAGACCAAGCGGATTGAAATGGCAGAACCTGATTTAACCGAGCGAACAGATGAAAAAGAAGAGAAAGGTTTTTGGGCTCGGCTCATGGATCTTTTCCGGTAA